From Candidatus Nanohalococcus occultus:
CCGATAAAGTGGTCAGAGACGTCGCCAAACTTATGAACAAAGGCCAGTTAAGCCAGGAACAGGCCCGGCTGCTTTACCGCAGCGTCGAACAGTATCAAAACGGCCTTAACCAGATAAAGACGGTTTTAAATCAGATAGAACAGCTTTACGTCGGGGCAAAAGTAGATTACTCAAATGACTTCGCTGAAGAATACGGAGTGGCCGTCGATGCGGTAATAACGCATGAAAAACGCCGTAAAACGTTTCTTATAGATGTACCTTACAACGAAGCGGCTCTTCAAGAGCTTGAAGACAAGATGAATGTGGTTAGAGACCGGCTTAAGCAGGTGGAAGGCGAGGTTTTCTATGCGGCAGTAAACCGTTTTGAAAGCTCTGAATCTTCCTTTATCTACCAGCCCGATGAGTTCGAAGCCGAGTTCCAAGAGGACTCAAACGTGGTATCAGCCCGTCAAGTAGCCGAACTCTTCGAACCCAAGATACCTGTTGAAAAACACGTAGATAACGGGACTGTGGTGGTTGAAAACGTGGATCTAGGTTTCCGGCTGAAAGCCACCACTGAAGATGATATAAAACACCGTATAGAAGTCAGGATGCCAGAGAAAGCAGCTAAAAGACTGAGCGAGACCCGTATAAACGCAAGAAAGCAGTTAGGGGAGCTGAACGGACAGAACTTCTCGCTTGAAATAGAGATCGGAGAGGATCTTGAAGTCAGCCACTCCGGGATAACGGAGGATTTCAAATCCTTTACCTCGTCGGTTCAAACAGTTTTCTGTTCGGGCGTTAACCCGGCACTGGCCAAGCTGAACAACGGATTTAACGAGACCTGACAAAACGTACGCGTTCAAAAATCTCTTCCTTACCGTTCCTGTATTTTCTAAGGCGCTGTTCTCCGTTCGATTCCACTGCTCCGACCATGACACCGCCTTCCGAAAGTTTTTCTTTCAAAACGTCCCAGTCATCGACACTAATCCCGTAAGAAACAATTATACGATCGTAAACCTCTTTTACATCTCCCGGTGCTTTCCCAACTACTACTTCGATATTTTCCCTGTCTCGAAGGTTTCTCCGGGAGGTTTCTACGAGGTCCTTGACAGGCTCGATACCGGTGACCTCTCCAGCCAGAAAGCTGAGGATTTTCAGCTGGTAGCCCGAACCCGAACCGATTTCGAGAACACTCAAACCAGGTCTTATTTCCGCCAGCTCTGTAATCCTGGCCACGATATGCGGTGCGGAGATCGTTGAACCATCTGACAGATAAACCGGCTTATCTACATAGGCTATATCTCTGCTTTCCGCAGGTACGAAAGCCTTCCGATCGGTCCGTAAGAATGCTTTCTTCACTCTGTCTGTGGTCAGCCAACCGGTTCTTTCAAGATACTTGACCAGCTCCCTGTTAGAATCCATACGTTATTTATGGTTCAGAGTAGTTACACTGTTTGTTATGCTAAAGGAAAGATTCAAGCAGCTGAAAAACCTGGAAAAGGCAGTAGAGGAACTTAACCGCGATCTAGACGGCATAATAGTTGAAGGTTTCAGCGACAAGAGAGCGATGAGAAAGCTCGGTTTTGAGGGAAAGATATTCCAGTCAGCCGAACGATCCATCGAGGACTTAACTGAGGACGTCGCACGTGGAACCCGCAAAGTCGCGGTTCTAACTGATTACGATTCACACGGCCGGAAGGAAGCTGAAAAAATAACACATGCTCTACAGGGCCGGACCGATGTTTTAATCTCGGCCAGAAAGAAGTTTGGAGAAGTCCTGACATCTAACGACCGTCACGCCATAGAGGACGTTGAACCACTGTTTAGCTCCTGGGAGGATAAATTCGTTGATGCCGCACTTGACAGGCTCTAAAAGTCCGTAAGCGAGGTCTGATTTTTCTTCAAAGCCTTCGCTTTAAACCCTAGCTCTCTCGAAAGGTAGCTGGCCAGCGCTTCATCGAATCCGTGGGTGGTATAGACTTTCTCCGGATCAACCCTTTTGACTGTCTCAACCAGTCCATCGAAGTCCGCGTGATCGGACAGCACAAAGGTCTTATCGTAGCCTCCGCGGTACATATACGAATCTGTACTCGCCCAGCCCGAAAAACCTGCTTTCACCCCACCGACTTTTTCCACGAAACTGTTCATCGATTCCTTGCGCGCTGAACGGGTCGGACCGATAAATATCCCGTTTTCCCCCAGTAAATCCTTGTTATCGGTGTAACTCTTTGCTCTGAACTTTTGATCGGAGACCTTCTCAACCGCTTCGTTCATCTTTTCGACCGCTCCGTGTGCGACTATCGGTCTTTCGGTAACCTCCTGGACTATACTCTGTATCTTCTGGGCTTTACCAAGCGAGTATCCGTAGAGAAACAGCGGCTGGCTGTTTGAATCTATCCAGTCAGCTATACGGGACTTTACCTCGCGGTGGGATGGAAAACGGTAGGCAGGGATTCCATAAGTTGATTCAATGATCAGAGTATCTGCTTTCGGTGGCTGAAAGCCGTTCATGTAAGCCCGGTCTTCGGCCGAAAAGTCTCCGGTGTAAAGTATTCGCTCGCCACATTCTTCTATCAAAGCTGCGGAAGATCCGATGATATGTCCGGAAGGAATCAGTTCGATGTTTTCCGTTTTCTCAGTGAAACTCACCTTGTTGCCTGTCCGGGCCTCAGCCAGGCTGGCGGTATGTTCCGAGCAGACAACCTTGTTTTCATCCATGTGAAGGTGATCGAAGTGAGCGTGTGATACAATATTTACATCGCCTTTCGAGTTACGGCTGTCAGCAACGTAGAGCCGGTCTCTTTCGATATGTATACCGTCTTTTTCCCGTATCACGGATGTGTAAATCAGTCAAGCTTGAAGTCTGTTCCGGAGTCTTTAAACGCGACGGACAGGAAACACTGGTTAATGATTGGAAAAGTCGATCTGGATAGAGAAAAGCTTGTAGATGCCTCCAAACCGCTGTTCTACGGCTACCTGTTCCTGGCAGGTATAACCTCCCAGTACACAGGCACCTTGCTCGGACTTGCCTCAACGGCCTCACTCTGTTTTGTCTCAGCAACACTCGCCAGCAGCGTTGAAGACGACTGGCAGTCAGTGCTTGATATGATCGCTTTAATCACCTTGCTGGTAGCGGTCTCGGCAGGAGCATTCTTCGCAGCGATGACCTCGCTGTACCTGCCTTAACTTAAAGACTGGGATAAAATTACGGTATAGGCCATATGGGGTTGTAGCTCAACTTGGCAGAGCGTCCGCCTCCAGCAATTGGTTACGCTCGATTGGGAGTCGCAGCATGTCTAGAAAGATGCTGCTCAAAGCAGACTACAAGTCTGCGTCAATAAGCCGCACAAAGCGGCTTTCTCAAGCGAACGTGCTTTGATGGAGGAATGAGGTCACTCGACCGATGATTAATCCGTTTGGAGATAGCGGAAGGTTGCGGGTTCAAATCCCTCCGACCCCATGATTCTCTCGGATTTTCCAAGCCAACTATTCTAGCAATACAGATTTTCCATACCGATGGCCGTTCCTTTGAAAAACCTGCTTTAACTCATCTATATCATATGTCTAAAGACTACCGAGAGATTTTATCCGGTAAGGTAGAAGAGGTCAAGGAGCGTATTGAAGACCTCGAAAGCCCGGATTTTGAAAAATTGCTTAAACTCGAGAGAGAAGGCAAGGACCGTAAAACCGTAAAAGAATTCATTGAATCCCTAAAGGATACTGAAGAGGAGGAAGCCGAACCCGCGGACGAATCTGAGGGATCAGATGAGGCTGAAGAGGTTTCAGAGCCTTCAGTGCCTCAGGAAGGTTTCAGGGAAAAGTTAGGCCGTCTTTCACCGGCTAGCTTGGTTGGACTTGGCCTTGTTATCGGAATTGTGGCTGGAGCCGGAGCTGCACAGCTAGTTGCTTCAGGTTCGGGTACTCAGAGTCCTTCAGCTGTAAAGTCTGATATGCAGAGTCTGCTTTCAGGACCTAACCGTACTGTTGATGTCGGGCCTGCTATGAGAGAGCATGGAATGTATTATTTCAACGTTTCCACGTCCCAGCAGACAGTTAACGGAACACAGACAAGCTACAGAGAGTTTTATGTCTCGAATGATGGCGAATTGCTCTTCCCGAAGCTTGAGGTTCCACTGCTTGGACTTAGAACTCCTGTGAATCTACAGGATGCGTTGAGTCAGCGAGCCGCAACACAGGCGAACGCAACTCGCTAACTCCTTTCCTCTTTTTCTTTTTAATTTATTTTCTCGACGAAGTTCTCTGTCTTTCCAACGAAGTTTTTGATCTTCTCCTGGTACTCTTCAGTTGGTTGTTCGTCTTCGAAGTTAGTGGAGACATTTGAGATCGGCAGGTTCGGTCCTGGATGTCCTCCGAGTCCCAGTGTTATGTCCTGAAGATGGTCTAGAGCGCGGATTCCTCCGAAGCCTCCGGCCGAGACCGTCACGTAGCTGAAAGCCTTTCCGTTGTACTCCGGGAACAGGTAGTCTAACGTGTTTTTGAGGGCGCCGGGAACTGAGTGGTTGTACTCCGGGGCTACCAGTACGATTAGATCTGATTCTTGTACCTCCTCAGCGAAGTCCTCGATATCCTCCGGTACAGGCTCTTCGTCGTCTACGTAGGTCCGGTTGCCCAGCATCGGGATCTCCTTTTCCTTCAGATCGAAGAACGTTGTTTCATGGCCTTGTTCTTCGAACTCTTCAAGTACTGCCTTTGCTGGTTTTACAGTGTTACGTCCTTCTCGGGTGGTTCCGAGGACAATCAGTGTTTTCATGTAGCACAACGGTGTAGCTAGTTTTATCACCGTTGACCGCCTATTACAGTTTAAGGTGAATCAATAATGGAAAAAGAAGGCTTAATGGAACTTCCTTACGAGTACGACGCTCTAACCCCGCATATCTCGAAAAAGGTCTTGGAGTGGCACCACGATACCCACCACCAGGGATACGTGAATGGGATGAATACGGCTGAAGAGAAACTGGAAAAGCAGAGAGAGGACGGAGATTTCTCATCTACAGGCTCTCTTCTCAGAGACTACACACACAACTTCTCCGGGAATGTTTTACACAATCTTTTCTGGAAGAACATGTCTCCGAACGGCGGCGGAATGCCGGAAGGAGAGCTTCTGGAAAGAATCGAAGAAGAGTTCGGAAGCTATGAGAACTGGAAAAACGAGTTTATCGCGGCAGCGAAGTCAGCTTCCGGCTGGGCGCTACTGGTATACGTTCCGTACACGAACTCACTTCACAACGTAGCGGTCGATAAGCACGATCAGAACGCGATCTGGGGCGCACAACCTCTGCTAGCCGTCGATGTCTGGGAGCATTCGTACTACCACGATTACGGTCCTGACCGAGCAGAGTTCATCAACAGCTTCTTCGAAGTCGTTGACTGGGAGGAACCGCAGGAACGGTACTCGAAGTTCACAGAGCTTTTCGAGTGAAAATTCAACGCCTGAGAGGGCGGCTTCTATTTTAATTTTTATCGCGATATTCGTAGCATGGATCGTTCGCACTGGCTTAACGAATATCAGGATGTACTAAGACTTCTTTGGAACAACGGAGGCAGTGTCTCGCCTCTACGTACAATTGAAAAGGAGCTTGATCGGCCTGATAGCTCATCAGCAGTTATTGTGAAAAAACTGGAGAGCGAAGGGATTGTAAGAAAAGAATACTGTAATGCTAAAGTTAAGAGAGCAGTTCTAACAAGTTATGAACGCAAAGAAGACATCGATTCGTCTGAAGAATGGCTTTCAGAGGGACAGAACAGTGTTTCTGAGAGTTCGGAAGACAGCAGCGAGATTTTTGAACAGGCTTTTGAGTATGAGAAAAAGTCTATGGGATCGGAAGAGGTTCTCTGGTTGACTAACGGAGATGAAAGCTACTTGGCGGAAAATTTCTCGGATGTAGGAGAAACCGGGTTCGCGTATATAAGAGAGACTGGTGGGTCGTCGGTACCAGGAGTGCCGGGAGCGGAGCTGGTGGAGACAGCGGAAACCAAGGAGTTGCTTGAGGAAAGCTATGGAATAGCTGAACGCTGATAAATCTAGCCGTCACACGTTTTTTCTATGACAAAGATAGCTGTAATAGGAGGCGGACTTTCAGGCATCCAGGCCGCAGTGATGACAGCAAAAGCCGGAGAAGAAACCGTTGTTTTCGATACCGGCGAATCATTAGTACAGAACACTTCTAACATCAAGAATCTGGTAGGACATGACTCTGTGGGAGGACATGAACTACTGAGAAAAGGTAAAGATAAGCTTGAAAGCTTCGGCGGAAAAATAATTGATGAAAAAGTAGTTTCTCTGGATAGGGATGAAGATTCTTTCACTGTAAAGACAGAGGAATCTGAATACAGTGCGGATTACATTATAGTGGCTTCTGCCGGCGAGCTTGACTATTTAGGTGATTTTGTCGAGTTCGAGGAAGGGGTTGAAGGGCCGTATATGATGGAAAAACACGTTGTAACAGATAGCGCTAACAAGGCCGCTGATAGAATCTATGCCGCAGGACTCGCAAATACATGGGAGTACCAGACATCTGTGGCCTTGGGCGATGGATCGAAAGCAGCAGTCAACTTGCTCTCGGATATCTATGGAGAGCCGTACACAGATCACGATACTTAAAAATATTAGCCGGGCTGCGAAGAGCGCGGCTCTTAAGGGTTTTTATAGTTTAAGGTTATCGTTCAAAATTTAGTGAACTTCAAAACCTGTTTAATCACTTTAGCTTTATCTCTCTACACGCAGACGGTAACTGCTTCGAGTAACGCTTCCGTCCAAACAGGTAGCCTGGAAACCGCAGTTCTGACAGCAATTCTAGCTCCGTTCCTGACCTCAGCAGTTATAGCAGTTTTCTACACGAGACTTGAAGACTACTCTGCGATAATAGGGTCCTTATCAGGGCTTATTTCATTTATAGCTGCTATATCGCTTATAGGAAAGACAGGTGTGGTCTCTTATCTATGGATTCCATCTATGAATATAGCAGCACAGTTCTACGTTGATGGCTTATCGGTTTTCTTCGGTTTGCTGGCTTCCGGGATCGGAGTGCTGGTCTTTCTGTACTCCTGGAAGTACATGGAACACGGAGAGTGGAAACGTAAGTACTATACGGCGTTGACTGCGTTCATGGGTTCGATGATCGGACTGGTTTTTTCCTCAAATCTGATCTTACTTTTCCTTTTCTGGGAGTTTACCTCGATCTGCTCGTTCGTACTGATCAGCCACCACCAGAGAAAAAGAGCGGGGATAATGGCCTCGAAAAAATCTCTGCTGGTGACAGTTGGCTCCGGTCTCGCGCTTTTACTCGGATTCATACTCCTGGGTTCAGCGACCGATACTTACAGTATTGTAGAGATGCTTTCCGACGGACAAGCACTCTCCGCACTTGAAAGCACCGGTCTTACAACGGCCGTTGTAGCATTGATAGGGATCGGTGCGGCTGGGAAATCCGCTCAAATACCGTTACATATCTGGCTGCCGGATGCGATGGAAGCTCCTACACCTGTATCATCTTTCCTCCACTCCGCGACAATGGTCAAGGCAGGAGTATTCTTACTTTTACGTTTCAGATCTATACTTGGTGAGGCCGTAGCTTGGAACTTCCTGCTTCTGACACTAGGTCTTTCAACAATGTTTATCGCAGCCTTGCTTGCTGTCGCATCCACAGAGCTTAAACAGCTTCTTGCGTATTCAACAGCATCACATCTAGGATTAATAGTCGCGGGAATTGGTTTTCCAACAGCCGTAGGAGTTGAAACCTCGCTTTTCCACGTTCTGAATCACGCGGTTTTCAAAGCCGGGCTTTTCATGGTCGCAGGAATCGTCTTACATGAAGCCGGCACGCAGAAATTCTCGGAGCTATCCGGTCTAAGACACGACTGGCCGGGGCTTGCGGCGATCGGAACATTGCTAAGTCTTAGCATGGCCGGTATCCCGCCTTTCAACGGCTTTTACTCCAAAGAACTTCTGTTTGAAGCTGCTTACCACACCGCAAGCCATACCGGTGGAATAACATGGATCCTACCTGCTATCTCTGTTCTTGGAAGCGTCTTTACATTTATCTACTCTCTTAAGTTCATCTCAGTGTTCTATGGACGTAAAAGTCAAGATTTACACGACGTTCCACGTAAAATGATTTTATCTCCAGCAATACTTGCGGTTACAACGATCGCAATCACCGCAACCCCTAACCAGTTTATTAGCGTACTTGTAAACCCTGCACTCGAACTTTTAGCCCATACAAGCCACGGACTCTCAGTCCATATGCCGAAGAATCTCAAGCCTGCCTTTGTAATGAGCCTGATAACTATAGGGCTTGGAAGCTTTGGAATAGGTTATCTCAACGTTGTTGAAAGAAAGGCAAAGAAAATAACAGCTCTGACGGCTTTAAGCCCGAATAAATACTACTTTAAAGCTCTTGATAAGGCTGATGAGCTAAGTAACAGAATGATAACAAAGGTAGAGTCCGGACTTCTCAGAACCTATGCCGTATGGGTTTTAATTATATCGACAGTCACAGGAACAGCAGGTTATCTACTTGCCGGTCCGTTACCGGCTTTTCAAATCACAGCAACTCTTCCAGCAGCCGTGGTGCTTGCGGTCTCACTTGTAAGTGTCTCTGCGGTGCTGAGATCTCAGAGCTACACTTCTTCAGTTATGATTCTCTCAATTCTCGGCTTCATGGTGTCAATATTCTATCTGTTGCTAGACGCTCCCGATCTGGTATTAACACAGCTTGTAGTAGAGACCATGTCTCTGATTGTATTCTTACTGGTCTTGAACAAACTTCCTTCGTTTGACAAAGAGATCAGTTTTGACAGGAAGAAAAGAGATACTATAATATCTGCTATAGCGGGTTTAATGGTGTTCTTATCTGTTATGTATTCGACAGCTGAGGAAACACCTTCAAAAGTCGCAGATTATTTCATTGGACACGCAGTCTCTGGTTCCGGCGGAGGTAACGTTGTAAATGTCATACTTGTGGACTTTAGAGGTCTTGATACACTGGGAGAAGTATCTGTTATAGCTATGGCCGGTCTAGCTGTACTAATGCTTTTCAAGATGAGAGGTGTAGAACAGTGAGTACTGTTGTCGCACGGTCAGTTACGAAAGCGGTTGTGCCTCTGATAGTGGTTGTGGCTCTCAGCTTCTTTTTCCAGGGACATAATCTTCCTGGAGGAGGTTTCATCGCAGGAGTTATGACAGCTGCGGCCATAGCACTTGTGTACATCATATTTGACTTCGAAGACTTCTCGTATTTGTTCGGGATTGAAAACAAGACCTACAGAGCTATTAGAGAGTATATACCACTCACTGGAGCTGGTTTAGCATTAGCTGTTGGATCCGGAGTTCTTTCAGTTGGATTAGGAGCCTCTTTCCTCGATCATAGTTTTGGTACAATCCATATTCCGTTGATCGGAGAAGCTCACTGGACAACGGCGCTAATATTCGATTTAGGAGTTTATATGACGGTAACATCGTCTATACTTGTTGTTATAGAGGTGGTTGGAGAAGAATGAGCTTGATTATTGCCGTAACTCTAGGAGTGCTTTTCGCCTCAGGAACGTATCTTATACTTAGAAAGGATGCTTTAAGAGTTGTTATCGGAGCCTTGATTCTAAGCCAGGTTGCGAACATTTACTTGATGGCTATGGGCGGAACAAAAGGAGGTGTACCTATAATCAGTCACGGCTCTCATGGTCATGGCGTGCTAAATGTCTCTGATCCGCTACCGCAGGCAATGGTTCTTACAGCCATAGTTATAGGTTTCGCAACCACGAGCTTTCTTTTGAGTCTTATCTACCGTTTTTACGAGGAAAATCAGGAGATAGATCTTGAATCACTTGGAGAGGAACACGCATGAACAATTTAATAATCACGGCTTTTTTAATACCTTTAATTACAGCAGTTGGGTCTGTTCTGCTAAGAAAAACCCGTTTTAAAGATGGTTTAAGTATAACAGGTTCGTTGCTGTATGTTACAGCTGTCTTGGCGTTGGCTCAACGGGTTTTGGGTTCTGGCAGTATGGTGTTCCAAGCAGGTGGTTGGCCGGCGCCGTTTGGAATATCGTTTGTGGCAGATGAACTGGCAGTTCTAATGCTGGGGTTAACCGCTCTTGTCTCGACGGCGGCGAACCTGTATTCGGTCTCGTCTATATCTGAACAGGGGAAGGAAAACGGTTACTTTGTGTTCTTCCATTTCATGGTCGCAGGTATGACCGGCGCGTTCCTCACAGCGGATCTGTTTAACCTGTTTGTAATGTTTGAGATTGTCTTGATGTCGAGCTATGCGATGGTTGCCTACACCGGCACGAAAAGAGCGCTTTTCACCTCTCTGAAATACGTTGTCTTGAACCTGATCGGGTCCACGCTGATGCTTATCGCAATAGGAGGTCTCTACTCAGTTACCGGAACAGTCAACATGGCCCACATGGCACGGATCTTGGCGGCAGGAGAGGTCAACATGGTGCCTGTTCTCGGGCTTTCAACAGTCTTGTTCTGCGTCTTCGGAATCAAATCCGGTATCGTACCCTTCCAGTTCTGGGTTCCAACTGTTTACAGTAACTCTCCTCCACCTGCCGCAGCCATGATGGCCGGTATCTCGAAAAAGGTCGGGATTTACGCAGTTATCAGACTCTACTTTACGGTCTTCTCACAGGCCGCTGTCCCGGGATCAGCACTGGTTTTCCAAGGCCAGTCAGTCTCCACAGTTACAGGAGGACTGATTCTTTTACTGGCACTCATTACCGTAGTTTTCGGCGGAATAGGCGCTGTAAACCGTGACCGGCTTGAAAAGCTTCTGTCTTACTCGAGTATCGGCCAGGTGGGATTCATCTACGTACCTATCGCATTAGGTTTAATCCATGGGTCGAAAATCGCAGTTATAGCCGCAATTGTATACATGCTCAACCACGGTCTAGCCAAATCATCTCTTTTCATGATAAACGGTGTTTTAGATAGAATAACTGGAACTACCAAGATCAGTGAGCTAGGAGGTATCAGCGAAAGATCCATTTGGTTGACAGCAGTGTTTTCAGTTTCGATGCTCTCTTTAGTAGGTTTTCCTCCGCTTTTAGGATTTTTCTCCAAGTTCCTGGTGTTTAACACAGCGGTTTCAACCGCTTCATGGATCTCACTCGCATTTGTTTTCCTGGGAGCTGTTCTAACTCTGTTATATGCCTCTAAAACGATCATGTCGGTGTTTTTCGGGCAGAAAATTGAGACTGATGGAGACATATTATTGCTTGAAAAAGCAGCGATCACGCTTTTGGCGGCTGGAATACTAGCTCTGGGCATAGGATTTGAACAGACTTATGTTTTCGCCGAGTTAGCAGCAGAAAATGTCTTACAGCCTGAAACCTACATTGAAACCGTTCTAGGTGGTACAAAATGAGAAAATGGGTTCTTTACGCCTTTCCTATGGCAGTAGCATGGATGTTTGTAAACGCAACATTTGATGGATCTTCTTTCATACAGGGATTGGTGGTTTCGCTGCCGGTTTCCTATGTTTTCCGGAGGTTCCATCCCGGTGGCTGTAAACTAATCGATCTTGGTAACATGGTTTACGTTCCAAGATATCTTGCTAGCTTCACCAAAGAGCTTTTCGCAGCTAACGTAGATACGACATGCCGGGTTCTACATCCATCCAAACCGATTGATCCGCAGATGATGAGATACCACACCTCCCTGGAGAACCCTGTGGCGATAACAGTGCTTGCGAACTCGATTACCCTGACTCCGGGAACACTGGTAGTTGATTTCTTCAATGACAGCTATGATTTCAGGATCAATGTACTTTCCGGCGACGTAGAAGGAACCCGGGAAACGGTGGAAAACTGGGAGAGACAGCTTTCGAAAATTTTCGGTGATGGACAATGATAATAGAGACAGCGCTAACAGTTACCGCGGCTTTAACCCTTCTATGTAGCTACAGAGTGATTAAAGGCCCGAGTGTTGCCGATAGAGCGGTCGCCCTCGACACCATAGGCACCAATATCGTAGCCCTGGCTTTGATCTACTCAGTAGTCACCCATCAAAAATACTTTGTGAACGTCAGTCTGATGCTGGCGATAACAGGTTTCATAGCTACTGTAGCCAGCTCAATGTACCTTAAAGAAGGTGATATAATCCGATGATAGTAGAGTCTTTAATCAGTCTAGGAGTTCTCTTCCTCGCAGTCGGAGCGATAGGACTGGTTCGCTTCGAGACTGTTTTCAGCCGTATGCATGCGGCTTCCGCTGCTACAACACTGGGGACGGGCATGATTGTGATCGCGACAGCTGTTGATTTCTACCCTGATCCAACCTGGCTTTCCACACTGGTTGTCACCGTATTCCTGTTCATCACCGCTCCGACAGGCGCACACTTGATCGCACGCGCAATCGACATCCAGCAGTTCAGGGAAGAATAATTTTTAGGCTAAACACCAAATCTGGCTTATGGAAAAATCGTTCAAAAGCTTCCTTGAAGAGCTTTTCCTCAGTCTTTTTGCC
This genomic window contains:
- a CDS encoding MnhB domain-containing protein; translation: MSTVVARSVTKAVVPLIVVVALSFFFQGHNLPGGGFIAGVMTAAAIALVYIIFDFEDFSYLFGIENKTYRAIREYIPLTGAGLALAVGSGVLSVGLGASFLDHSFGTIHIPLIGEAHWTTALIFDLGVYMTVTSSILVVIEVVGEE
- a CDS encoding complex I subunit 5 family protein, whose amino-acid sequence is MADELAVLMLGLTALVSTAANLYSVSSISEQGKENGYFVFFHFMVAGMTGAFLTADLFNLFVMFEIVLMSSYAMVAYTGTKRALFTSLKYVVLNLIGSTLMLIAIGGLYSVTGTVNMAHMARILAAGEVNMVPVLGLSTVLFCVFGIKSGIVPFQFWVPTVYSNSPPPAAAMMAGISKKVGIYAVIRLYFTVFSQAAVPGSALVFQGQSVSTVTGGLILLLALITVVFGGIGAVNRDRLEKLLSYSSIGQVGFIYVPIALGLIHGSKIAVIAAIVYMLNHGLAKSSLFMINGVLDRITGTTKISELGGISERSIWLTAVFSVSMLSLVGFPPLLGFFSKFLVFNTAVSTASWISLAFVFLGAVLTLLYASKTIMSVFFGQKIETDGDILLLEKAAITLLAAGILALGIGFEQTYVFAELAAENVLQPETYIETVLGGTK
- a CDS encoding sodium:proton antiporter: MSLIIAVTLGVLFASGTYLILRKDALRVVIGALILSQVANIYLMAMGGTKGGVPIISHGSHGHGVLNVSDPLPQAMVLTAIVIGFATTSFLLSLIYRFYEENQEIDLESLGEEHA
- a CDS encoding monovalent cation/H+ antiporter complex subunit F — its product is MIIETALTVTAALTLLCSYRVIKGPSVADRAVALDTIGTNIVALALIYSVVTHQKYFVNVSLMLAITGFIATVASSMYLKEGDIIR
- a CDS encoding NADPH-dependent FMN reductase, whose protein sequence is MKTLIVLGTTREGRNTVKPAKAVLEEFEEQGHETTFFDLKEKEIPMLGNRTYVDDEEPVPEDIEDFAEEVQESDLIVLVAPEYNHSVPGALKNTLDYLFPEYNGKAFSYVTVSAGGFGGIRALDHLQDITLGLGGHPGPNLPISNVSTNFEDEQPTEEYQEKIKNFVGKTENFVEKIN
- a CDS encoding FAD-dependent oxidoreductase; amino-acid sequence: MTKIAVIGGGLSGIQAAVMTAKAGEETVVFDTGESLVQNTSNIKNLVGHDSVGGHELLRKGKDKLESFGGKIIDEKVVSLDRDEDSFTVKTEESEYSADYIIVASAGELDYLGDFVEFEEGVEGPYMMEKHVVTDSANKAADRIYAAGLANTWEYQTSVALGDGSKAAVNLLSDIYGEPYTDHDT
- the sod gene encoding superoxide dismutase, with protein sequence MEKEGLMELPYEYDALTPHISKKVLEWHHDTHHQGYVNGMNTAEEKLEKQREDGDFSSTGSLLRDYTHNFSGNVLHNLFWKNMSPNGGGMPEGELLERIEEEFGSYENWKNEFIAAAKSASGWALLVYVPYTNSLHNVAVDKHDQNAIWGAQPLLAVDVWEHSYYHDYGPDRAEFINSFFEVVDWEEPQERYSKFTELFE
- a CDS encoding protein-L-isoaspartate O-methyltransferase family protein translates to MDSNRELVKYLERTGWLTTDRVKKAFLRTDRKAFVPAESRDIAYVDKPVYLSDGSTISAPHIVARITELAEIRPGLSVLEIGSGSGYQLKILSFLAGEVTGIEPVKDLVETSRRNLRDRENIEVVVGKAPGDVKEVYDRIIVSYGISVDDWDVLKEKLSEGGVMVGAVESNGEQRLRKYRNGKEEIFERVRFVRSR
- the mbhE gene encoding hydrogen gas-evolving membrane-bound hydrogenase subunit E yields the protein MNFKTCLITLALSLYTQTVTASSNASVQTGSLETAVLTAILAPFLTSAVIAVFYTRLEDYSAIIGSLSGLISFIAAISLIGKTGVVSYLWIPSMNIAAQFYVDGLSVFFGLLASGIGVLVFLYSWKYMEHGEWKRKYYTALTAFMGSMIGLVFSSNLILLFLFWEFTSICSFVLISHHQRKRAGIMASKKSLLVTVGSGLALLLGFILLGSATDTYSIVEMLSDGQALSALESTGLTTAVVALIGIGAAGKSAQIPLHIWLPDAMEAPTPVSSFLHSATMVKAGVFLLLRFRSILGEAVAWNFLLLTLGLSTMFIAALLAVASTELKQLLAYSTASHLGLIVAGIGFPTAVGVETSLFHVLNHAVFKAGLFMVAGIVLHEAGTQKFSELSGLRHDWPGLAAIGTLLSLSMAGIPPFNGFYSKELLFEAAYHTASHTGGITWILPAISVLGSVFTFIYSLKFISVFYGRKSQDLHDVPRKMILSPAILAVTTIAITATPNQFISVLVNPALELLAHTSHGLSVHMPKNLKPAFVMSLITIGLGSFGIGYLNVVERKAKKITALTALSPNKYYFKALDKADELSNRMITKVESGLLRTYAVWVLIISTVTGTAGYLLAGPLPAFQITATLPAAVVLAVSLVSVSAVLRSQSYTSSVMILSILGFMVSIFYLLLDAPDLVLTQLVVETMSLIVFLLVLNKLPSFDKEISFDRKKRDTIISAIAGLMVFLSVMYSTAEETPSKVADYFIGHAVSGSGGGNVVNVILVDFRGLDTLGEVSVIAMAGLAVLMLFKMRGVEQ
- a CDS encoding Na+/H+ antiporter subunit E, which gives rise to MAVAWMFVNATFDGSSFIQGLVVSLPVSYVFRRFHPGGCKLIDLGNMVYVPRYLASFTKELFAANVDTTCRVLHPSKPIDPQMMRYHTSLENPVAITVLANSITLTPGTLVVDFFNDSYDFRINVLSGDVEGTRETVENWERQLSKIFGDGQ
- a CDS encoding MBL fold metallo-hydrolase RNA specificity domain-containing protein, which produces MIREKDGIHIERDRLYVADSRNSKGDVNIVSHAHFDHLHMDENKVVCSEHTASLAEARTGNKVSFTEKTENIELIPSGHIIGSSAALIEECGERILYTGDFSAEDRAYMNGFQPPKADTLIIESTYGIPAYRFPSHREVKSRIADWIDSNSQPLFLYGYSLGKAQKIQSIVQEVTERPIVAHGAVEKMNEAVEKVSDQKFRAKSYTDNKDLLGENGIFIGPTRSARKESMNSFVEKVGGVKAGFSGWASTDSYMYRGGYDKTFVLSDHADFDGLVETVKRVDPEKVYTTHGFDEALASYLSRELGFKAKALKKNQTSLTDF